A region of Bacillus cabrialesii DNA encodes the following proteins:
- the nrdI gene encoding class Ib ribonucleoside-diphosphate reductase assembly flavoprotein NrdI — protein sequence MVQIIFDSKTGNVQRFVNKIGFHQIRKVDEIDHLDTPFVLVTYTTNFGQVPASTQSFLEKYAHLLLGVAASGNKVWGDNFAKSADTISRQYQVPILHKFELSGTSKDVELFTQEVERVVTKSSAKMDPVK from the coding sequence GTGGTACAAATCATATTTGATTCGAAAACAGGGAATGTTCAGCGGTTTGTGAATAAAATAGGCTTTCATCAGATACGCAAGGTGGATGAGATTGACCACCTGGACACTCCGTTTGTTTTGGTCACCTACACGACAAACTTCGGCCAGGTACCGGCATCAACACAATCATTTCTCGAAAAATACGCCCATCTCTTATTAGGAGTCGCTGCGAGCGGCAATAAAGTATGGGGCGATAACTTTGCAAAAAGCGCCGATACCATTTCAAGACAATATCAGGTGCCGATCTTGCACAAATTTGAACTCAGCGGCACATCTAAAGACGTTGAATTGTTTACTCAGGAGGTAGAAAGAGTTGTCACAAAATCAAGTGCCAAAATGGATCCAGTTAAATAA
- a CDS encoding OsmC family protein, which translates to MADHHFYLKANWPGNRNDVGTIESGNLITSISIPKEMDGPGEGTNPDEMLLGAAATCYIITLAAMMERSGLVKDDLQMESEGIVDVTKGVFTYKKIIHRPSVVLKHDASKEDVALAHKLCEKAESSCMISRAIQGNVELQLEASVKRAGE; encoded by the coding sequence ATGGCAGATCACCATTTTTATTTAAAAGCGAACTGGCCGGGTAACCGCAATGACGTCGGTACGATCGAAAGCGGAAACTTAATCACGTCTATCTCCATTCCGAAAGAAATGGATGGCCCGGGAGAGGGAACCAATCCAGATGAAATGCTTCTCGGGGCGGCAGCGACCTGTTACATTATTACACTTGCTGCGATGATGGAAAGAAGCGGGCTGGTAAAAGACGACTTGCAGATGGAGTCAGAAGGGATTGTCGATGTCACAAAAGGAGTCTTTACATATAAAAAGATCATTCACCGTCCATCTGTCGTGCTCAAACATGATGCTTCAAAAGAAGACGTCGCATTGGCGCACAAGCTTTGTGAAAAGGCGGAGTCGTCATGCATGATTTCACGCGCGATTCAAGGAAATGTCGAGCTGCAGCTTGAAGCTTCTGTAAAACGGGCTGGTGAATAA
- a CDS encoding YmzC family protein has product MFESEAELRRIRIALVWIAVFLLFGACGNHDTIIETDSGNSGEETPQPTSFPLEHNHFGVMEDGYIKIYEYNESRNEVKLKKEYADDELE; this is encoded by the coding sequence TTGTTTGAAAGTGAAGCAGAACTGAGACGAATCAGGATTGCGCTTGTATGGATAGCCGTATTTTTACTGTTCGGGGCGTGCGGGAACCATGATACCATTATTGAAACAGACAGCGGCAATTCGGGCGAGGAAACGCCTCAGCCGACCTCGTTCCCGCTTGAACATAATCATTTTGGCGTTATGGAGGACGGCTATATCAAAATTTATGAGTATAATGAATCCCGCAATGAGGTAAAGCTGAAGAAAGAATATGCGGATGATGAGCTTGAATAA
- a CDS encoding poly-gamma-glutamate hydrolase family protein, producing the protein MRRFLLNVIFVLAIVLFLRYVHYSLEPEPSNQPDTYSNFSSLAENESPADYDISYNEKKGSKVLIMSPHGGRIEGGVSELVRYFNNEYSTYLFEGFKSQDNQTLHITSTNFDEPLAEKKIKEHQYVVAFHGYKGESKNTLVGGTDRKRAKMIVRALERRGFSAELASSKSGLAGLNAENINNQGETGLSIQLEISREQREAFFDDFYYKNRKYTKNSEFYAYVRAIKTVLENEYS; encoded by the coding sequence ATGAGAAGATTTCTATTAAATGTCATATTCGTCTTAGCAATTGTCTTATTTCTGAGATATGTTCATTACTCATTAGAACCTGAACCATCTAATCAGCCAGATACATATTCAAATTTCAGCAGCTTGGCAGAGAATGAGAGCCCAGCTGATTATGATATTTCATATAATGAGAAAAAAGGAAGCAAAGTCTTAATAATGTCTCCGCATGGCGGAAGAATTGAAGGCGGAGTAAGCGAGCTTGTGCGGTATTTCAATAATGAATACTCTACATACCTGTTTGAAGGTTTCAAGTCACAAGATAACCAAACCCTGCACATTACCAGCACCAACTTTGATGAGCCATTGGCTGAAAAGAAAATCAAAGAGCATCAATATGTTGTCGCTTTTCACGGATATAAAGGGGAGAGCAAGAATACACTTGTTGGAGGAACAGACCGAAAGCGGGCGAAAATGATCGTAAGAGCCCTTGAGAGAAGAGGGTTTTCCGCCGAGTTAGCGTCGTCTAAAAGCGGTCTTGCTGGGTTGAATGCCGAAAACATTAACAACCAAGGGGAGACGGGGCTGAGTATCCAGCTTGAAATCAGCCGAGAGCAGAGAGAAGCATTTTTCGATGATTTTTATTATAAAAATAGGAAATACACAAAGAACAGTGAATTTTATGCTTATGTCCGTGCGATCAAAACTGTCCTTGAAAATGAGTATTCGTAA
- the ebrB gene encoding multidrug efflux SMR transporter subunit EbrB yields the protein MKGFLYLALAIISEVFGSTMLKLSEGFTQAWPIVGVIAGFLSAFTFLSFSLKTIDLSSAYATWSGVGTALTAIIGFLLFGETISLKGVFGLTLVIAGVVVLNQSKAPAKDQKQTACE from the coding sequence ATGAAAGGATTTCTTTATTTGGCTCTTGCCATTATATCTGAGGTTTTCGGGAGTACAATGCTGAAGCTTTCAGAAGGATTTACACAAGCCTGGCCCATAGTCGGAGTCATTGCCGGGTTTCTTTCTGCTTTTACCTTTCTAAGTTTTTCTTTAAAAACAATTGACTTATCAAGCGCGTATGCGACATGGTCGGGCGTTGGAACGGCGCTTACAGCCATTATCGGGTTTTTGCTTTTTGGCGAAACCATCAGCTTAAAGGGAGTGTTCGGACTCACGCTAGTCATTGCAGGCGTAGTCGTGTTAAATCAGTCGAAAGCTCCTGCTAAAGATCAAAAACAGACGGCCTGTGAGTGA
- a CDS encoding YmaF family protein, with protein sequence MNTLSLYQSDWSKAPPHAHAYHVKTTREQGHYHLIEGFTQPANGSNTDQHTHYFTGITSFDNGHFHRYYGISGPAIPLADGTHYHELEETTYLAYNRPIEIQYGGVVYSHGDDGRKTHRHALKGKTREIVGNEPFGW encoded by the coding sequence GTGAACACATTGAGCCTGTATCAGTCTGACTGGTCAAAAGCACCGCCCCACGCACATGCTTATCATGTCAAAACGACGAGAGAACAGGGACATTATCATCTCATAGAAGGATTTACCCAGCCGGCAAACGGATCGAATACCGATCAGCATACACATTACTTTACAGGGATCACTTCTTTTGACAACGGCCATTTTCACCGGTATTACGGAATCTCAGGCCCGGCGATTCCCTTAGCAGACGGCACACATTATCACGAACTTGAGGAAACGACGTATCTGGCTTATAACAGGCCGATTGAGATCCAGTACGGAGGCGTTGTATATTCTCACGGAGATGACGGAAGAAAAACGCATCGCCATGCCCTGAAAGGAAAGACGAGGGAAATTGTCGGCAATGAGCCGTTCGGCTGGTAG
- the nrdF gene encoding class 1b ribonucleoside-diphosphate reductase subunit beta, with the protein MTKIYDAANWSKHEDDFTQMFYNQNVKQFWLPEEIALNGDLLTWKYLGKNEQDTYMKVLAGLTLLDTEQGNTGMPIVAEHVDGHQRKAVLNFMAMMENAVHAKSYSNIFMTLAPTETINEVFEWVKQNKYLQKKAQIIVGLYKAIQKDDEISLFKAMVASVYLESFLFYSGFYYPLYFYGQGKLMQSGEIINLILRDEAIHGVYVGLLAQEIYNKQTEEKKAELREFAINLLNELYENELEYTEDLYDQVGLSHDVKKFIRYNANKALMNLGFDPYFEEEDINPIVLNGLNTKTKSHDFFSMKGNGYKKATVEPLKDDDFYFGDEKEQI; encoded by the coding sequence GTGACAAAAATTTATGACGCAGCAAACTGGTCAAAGCATGAAGATGATTTTACCCAAATGTTCTATAACCAAAACGTGAAACAGTTCTGGCTTCCGGAAGAGATTGCTTTAAACGGCGATCTCCTCACATGGAAGTATCTCGGGAAAAACGAGCAGGACACTTATATGAAGGTACTTGCCGGACTTACTCTTCTTGATACAGAGCAGGGGAATACGGGAATGCCGATCGTGGCTGAACACGTAGACGGCCACCAGCGGAAAGCGGTGCTGAACTTTATGGCGATGATGGAGAACGCTGTCCATGCGAAGTCATACTCTAATATTTTCATGACACTGGCACCGACTGAAACGATTAATGAAGTCTTCGAATGGGTTAAACAAAATAAATATTTGCAGAAAAAAGCGCAAATCATCGTCGGACTTTACAAAGCCATTCAAAAAGATGACGAGATTTCACTGTTCAAAGCGATGGTTGCTTCCGTCTATCTGGAAAGCTTCCTGTTCTACAGCGGTTTCTACTATCCATTATATTTCTACGGACAAGGTAAACTGATGCAAAGCGGTGAAATCATTAACCTGATCCTTCGTGATGAAGCGATTCACGGCGTCTATGTTGGTCTCCTCGCTCAGGAAATCTATAATAAGCAGACAGAAGAGAAAAAAGCAGAGCTTCGCGAATTTGCGATCAACCTTCTGAATGAGTTATATGAAAATGAGCTTGAGTATACAGAGGATTTGTACGATCAAGTCGGACTCTCACACGATGTAAAGAAATTCATCCGCTATAATGCCAATAAAGCGCTGATGAACCTTGGATTTGATCCATACTTTGAAGAGGAAGACATTAATCCGATCGTTTTAAACGGATTAAATACGAAAACAAAATCACACGACTTCTTCTCTATGAAGGGGAACGGTTATAAAAAAGCGACAGTTGAGCCGCTCAAAGACGATGACTTTTATTTTGGAGATGAAAAAGAGCAGATATAA
- the cwlC gene encoding sporulation-specific N-acetylmuramoyl-L-alanine amidase — translation MVKIFIDPGHGGSDPGATGNGLQEKTLTLQIALALRTILTNEYEGISLLLSRTSDQYVSLTDRTNAANNWGADFFLSIHVNSGGGTGFESYIYPGVGAPTTTYQSAIHSEVIQAVDFADRGKKTANFHVLRESAMPALLTENGFIDTLADANKLKTSSFIQSLARGHASGLEQALNLKKTSSSGLYKVQIGAFKVKANADSLASSAEAKGFDTIVVLRDGLYKVQIGAFSSKDNADALAARAENAGFDAVVILES, via the coding sequence ATGGTTAAGATTTTTATTGATCCTGGCCATGGAGGGTCTGATCCAGGTGCAACAGGAAATGGCCTTCAAGAAAAAACGTTAACTCTTCAAATCGCTTTAGCTTTACGTACAATATTGACAAATGAGTATGAAGGGATTTCTTTGCTGCTGAGCCGGACAAGCGACCAATATGTCAGTTTAACTGACCGGACAAATGCCGCAAATAACTGGGGAGCAGATTTCTTTTTGTCCATCCACGTTAATTCCGGAGGCGGTACAGGTTTTGAAAGCTATATTTATCCGGGTGTGGGTGCCCCGACAACAACTTACCAATCAGCGATTCACTCTGAAGTGATACAAGCTGTCGATTTTGCCGACCGCGGCAAAAAAACAGCAAACTTCCATGTCCTAAGGGAGTCGGCAATGCCTGCTCTATTGACCGAGAACGGGTTCATTGATACCCTCGCAGATGCAAATAAGCTGAAAACAAGCAGCTTTATTCAAAGCTTAGCGAGAGGCCATGCAAGCGGGCTGGAGCAAGCATTGAATCTTAAAAAAACATCCAGCTCAGGGTTATATAAGGTTCAAATCGGCGCTTTTAAAGTGAAAGCGAATGCGGACTCACTCGCAAGCAGTGCCGAAGCTAAAGGCTTTGACACGATTGTCGTTTTAAGGGACGGATTATACAAAGTGCAGATCGGCGCTTTTTCATCCAAAGACAATGCAGACGCGCTTGCTGCCAGAGCAGAGAATGCCGGCTTTGACGCGGTTGTCATTCTAGAGTCATAA
- the nrdE gene encoding class 1b ribonucleoside-diphosphate reductase subunit alpha, producing MSQNQVPKWIQLNNEIMIQKDGKFQFDKDKEAVHSYFVDYINQNTVYFHDLKEKLDYLIENQYYEEEFLSLYSFEDIKAVFKTAYAKKFRFPSFMSAFKFYNDYALKTNDKKRILERYEDRISIVALFFANGDTEKAKEYVNLMINQEYQPSTPTFLNAGRKRRGELVSCFLLEVNDSLNDISRAIDISMQLSKLGGGVSLNLSKLRAKGEAIKDVENATKGVVGVMKLLDNAFRYADQMGQRQGSGAAYLNIFHRDINDFLDTKKISADEDVRVKTLSIGVVIPDKFVELAREDKAAYVFYPHTIYKEYGQHMDEMDMNEMYDKFVDNPRVKKEKINPRKLLEKLAMLRSESGYPYIMFQDNVNKVHANNHISKVKFSNLCSEVLQASQVSSYTDYDEEDEIGLDISCNLGSLNILNVMEHKSIEKTVKLATDSLTHVSETTDIRNAPAVRRANKAMKSIGLGAMNLHGYLAQNGIAYESPEARDFANTFFMMVNFYSIQRSAEIAKEKGETFDQYEGSTYATGEYFDKYVSTDFSPKYEKIANLFEGMHIPTTEDWEKLKAFVAEHGMYHSYRLCIAPTGSISYVQSSTASVMPIMERIEERTYGNSKTYYPMPGLASNNWFFYKEAYDMDMFKVVDMIGTIQQHIDQGISFTLFLKDTMTTRDLNRIDLYAHHRGIKTIYYARTKDTGQDSCLSCVV from the coding sequence TTGTCACAAAATCAAGTGCCAAAATGGATCCAGTTAAATAACGAAATCATGATCCAAAAAGATGGAAAATTCCAGTTTGATAAGGATAAAGAGGCTGTACATAGCTATTTTGTAGATTATATCAATCAAAACACAGTTTATTTTCACGATTTAAAAGAGAAGCTGGATTATTTGATTGAAAACCAATACTACGAAGAGGAATTCTTAAGCCTTTATTCTTTTGAAGACATTAAAGCAGTGTTTAAGACAGCTTACGCTAAGAAGTTTCGTTTTCCTTCCTTCATGAGTGCGTTTAAATTCTATAATGACTATGCTTTGAAAACGAATGACAAGAAAAGAATCCTCGAGCGTTATGAGGACCGGATCTCAATTGTTGCGCTGTTCTTCGCAAACGGCGACACTGAGAAAGCAAAGGAATATGTGAACCTGATGATCAATCAGGAATATCAGCCGAGCACACCGACATTTTTGAATGCCGGCAGAAAACGCCGCGGTGAACTTGTGAGCTGCTTCCTGCTCGAAGTTAATGATTCTTTAAATGACATTTCACGAGCGATCGATATCTCCATGCAGCTTTCTAAGCTTGGCGGAGGGGTTTCTCTTAACCTGTCCAAGCTTCGCGCGAAAGGTGAAGCCATTAAAGATGTTGAAAATGCCACAAAAGGCGTTGTAGGCGTCATGAAGCTTCTTGATAACGCGTTCCGTTATGCTGACCAAATGGGACAAAGACAAGGGTCCGGCGCGGCGTACTTAAACATTTTCCACCGCGATATCAATGATTTTCTCGATACGAAAAAGATCTCAGCGGATGAAGATGTGCGCGTCAAAACGCTTTCTATCGGTGTTGTCATTCCGGATAAGTTCGTTGAGCTTGCGCGTGAGGACAAGGCGGCTTACGTATTTTATCCGCACACGATTTATAAAGAGTACGGCCAGCACATGGATGAGATGGACATGAACGAAATGTACGACAAATTTGTCGACAACCCTCGGGTGAAAAAGGAAAAAATCAACCCGCGGAAATTGCTTGAAAAACTGGCGATGCTTCGTTCTGAATCAGGCTATCCATACATCATGTTCCAAGATAACGTGAATAAAGTGCATGCGAATAACCATATTTCCAAGGTGAAATTTTCTAACCTTTGCTCTGAAGTGCTTCAGGCATCTCAAGTTTCTTCATACACAGACTATGATGAAGAAGATGAAATCGGTTTGGATATTTCCTGCAACCTGGGCTCGCTTAACATTCTCAACGTCATGGAACATAAATCAATCGAAAAGACAGTTAAGCTTGCGACAGACTCGTTAACACACGTGTCTGAAACGACTGATATCCGCAATGCGCCTGCTGTAAGACGGGCAAACAAAGCGATGAAATCAATCGGTCTCGGCGCTATGAACCTTCACGGCTACCTTGCGCAAAACGGCATTGCGTATGAAAGCCCGGAAGCGCGTGACTTCGCAAACACGTTCTTTATGATGGTGAACTTCTACTCCATCCAGCGTTCTGCGGAAATCGCAAAAGAGAAGGGCGAAACGTTTGATCAATACGAAGGATCAACCTATGCGACAGGTGAATACTTCGACAAATACGTTTCAACTGATTTCTCACCGAAATACGAAAAAATCGCCAACCTGTTTGAAGGCATGCATATCCCGACGACAGAGGACTGGGAAAAGCTAAAAGCATTTGTCGCTGAACACGGCATGTATCACAGCTACAGATTATGCATTGCGCCGACAGGCTCTATCTCATACGTTCAATCAAGCACGGCGTCTGTTATGCCGATTATGGAACGGATTGAAGAAAGAACATACGGCAACTCAAAAACGTACTACCCAATGCCTGGGCTTGCATCTAATAACTGGTTCTTCTATAAAGAAGCCTACGATATGGACATGTTCAAGGTTGTAGATATGATCGGGACTATCCAGCAGCACATTGATCAGGGAATCAGCTTCACATTGTTCTTAAAAGACACAATGACGACTCGTGATTTAAACCGAATCGATCTGTATGCGCATCACAGAGGAATTAAAACCATTTACTATGCAAGAACGAAAGATACTGGGCAAGACAGCTGCCTTTCTTGTGTTGTTTGA
- the hfq gene encoding RNA chaperone Hfq, producing MKPINIQDQFLNQIRKENTYVTVFLLNGFQLRGQVKGFDNFTVLLESEGKQQLIYKHAISTFAPQKNVQLELE from the coding sequence ATGAAACCGATTAATATTCAGGATCAGTTTTTGAATCAAATCCGGAAAGAAAATACGTATGTCACTGTTTTTTTGCTGAATGGCTTTCAGTTGCGGGGCCAGGTGAAAGGCTTTGATAACTTTACCGTATTGCTGGAATCGGAAGGTAAGCAGCAGCTTATATATAAACATGCGATCTCAACGTTTGCGCCGCAAAAAAACGTCCAGCTTGAACTCGAATAG
- the miaA gene encoding tRNA (adenosine(37)-N6)-dimethylallyltransferase MiaA — translation MNNTKQPVVILVGPTAVGKTNLSIQLAKSLNAEIISGDSMQVYKGMDIGTAKITEQEMEGVPHHLIDILDPQDPFSTADYQGLVRNKISEIAKRGKLPMIVGGTGLYIQSVLYDYTFTEEANDPAFRESMQMAAEREGAEFLHAKLAAADPEAAEAIHPNNTRRVIRALEILHTSGKTMSQHLKEQKRELLYNAVLIGLTMDRDTLYARINQRVDMMMEAGLLPEVKRLYDRNIRDCQSIQAIGYKELYAYFDGLVTLSDAVDQLKQNSRRYAKRQLTWFRNKMQVTWFDMTLPVDMELKKKEIFTHIAGKLEL, via the coding sequence TTGAATAATACGAAGCAGCCCGTTGTCATTTTAGTCGGACCGACGGCAGTGGGAAAAACCAATTTAAGTATACAGCTAGCCAAATCTTTGAACGCGGAAATTATCAGCGGAGATTCAATGCAGGTTTATAAAGGGATGGATATTGGAACTGCTAAAATCACCGAACAGGAGATGGAGGGAGTGCCCCATCATCTGATTGACATTTTAGATCCCCAAGATCCCTTTTCCACCGCCGATTATCAAGGCTTAGTGAGAAACAAAATCAGTGAGATTGCAAAAAGAGGAAAGCTTCCGATGATTGTCGGTGGTACAGGGCTCTATATACAATCTGTGCTGTACGATTATACATTTACGGAAGAGGCGAACGATCCTGCGTTTCGAGAGAGCATGCAAATGGCTGCGGAGCGGGAGGGCGCTGAATTCCTTCATGCCAAACTTGCTGCGGCAGATCCCGAGGCAGCTGAGGCGATCCATCCGAATAATACAAGAAGAGTCATTCGCGCGCTGGAGATTTTACATACGTCTGGAAAAACGATGTCTCAGCATTTGAAGGAGCAAAAACGAGAGCTCCTCTATAATGCAGTGTTAATCGGGCTGACAATGGATAGAGATACGCTCTATGCAAGAATTAATCAGCGTGTTGATATGATGATGGAGGCCGGTCTTCTTCCGGAAGTGAAACGCCTTTACGACAGGAACATAAGAGACTGTCAATCGATACAGGCGATAGGCTACAAGGAGCTATATGCATATTTTGACGGTTTAGTGACACTTTCTGATGCCGTCGATCAGCTTAAGCAGAACTCAAGGCGGTATGCGAAACGCCAGCTGACGTGGTTTCGCAACAAAATGCAGGTTACCTGGTTCGATATGACACTGCCCGTTGATATGGAGCTGAAAAAAAAGGAAATTTTCACACATATAGCAGGAAAACTCGAACTTTAA
- the ebrA gene encoding multidrug efflux SMR transporter subunit EbrA yields MLIGYIFLTIAICSESIGAAMLKVSDGFKKWKPSALVVIGYSLAFYMLSLTLNHIPLSLSYATWSGAGTVLTTVIGVKWFKEELNLKGLIGILLLLSGVVLLNWQ; encoded by the coding sequence ATGTTGATAGGTTACATATTCCTCACGATTGCCATATGCTCGGAATCGATAGGAGCGGCCATGCTGAAAGTATCTGACGGCTTCAAAAAATGGAAGCCAAGCGCTTTGGTCGTGATTGGCTATTCCCTCGCCTTTTATATGCTGTCGCTGACCTTAAATCATATCCCCCTCAGCCTCTCCTATGCCACTTGGAGCGGTGCGGGCACTGTGCTGACGACAGTGATCGGAGTAAAATGGTTCAAGGAAGAACTGAATCTCAAAGGGCTTATCGGGATTCTTTTATTACTATCAGGGGTCGTGTTGCTTAACTGGCAGTAA